From the genome of Chania multitudinisentens RB-25, one region includes:
- a CDS encoding S24 family peptidase yields MKTLGERFRWRREQLGLTQEDAVKEINRLLQGERKLTRVTISNIENGSQESMKDKVLLAVIQVLKCSPEWLINNRGPVEPSAQAALHSASVKEVRMVPLINWDDAVNAPNIPAASLVGKEMLACPIKCDPLTFALKITGETMLPKFEPGDIIFVNFNFDASDISNGLFVIALSPTKDEASLKQYQLIDNKEFLKSINPDHPSDMRFLKMGDGYKILGVVFYQIKPV; encoded by the coding sequence ATGAAAACATTAGGTGAACGCTTTAGATGGCGACGTGAGCAGCTTGGACTGACTCAAGAGGATGCTGTAAAAGAGATCAATCGCTTGCTCCAGGGCGAGCGAAAGCTTACGCGCGTAACGATCAGCAACATTGAAAACGGTAGCCAGGAAAGCATGAAAGACAAGGTGCTCTTGGCTGTGATCCAAGTCCTTAAATGCTCCCCTGAGTGGCTTATTAATAACCGTGGGCCAGTTGAGCCTTCAGCTCAGGCCGCTTTGCACAGCGCAAGTGTAAAAGAAGTGAGGATGGTGCCGCTTATAAACTGGGATGATGCTGTTAATGCACCAAATATTCCTGCTGCCTCTTTGGTGGGAAAGGAGATGCTTGCATGCCCAATAAAGTGTGATCCATTAACATTTGCATTAAAGATCACAGGGGAAACAATGCTGCCGAAATTTGAACCAGGCGATATTATTTTCGTGAATTTCAATTTTGATGCATCAGACATTTCCAATGGATTGTTTGTCATAGCTTTATCACCAACAAAAGATGAAGCTTCATTAAAACAGTACCAATTGATTGATAACAAGGAGTTCCTTAAATCAATTAATCCAGATCACCCTAGCGACATGAGATTTTTGAAAATGGGAGATGGTTACAAGATTCTAGGGGTGGTTTTTTATCAAATTAAACCAGTTTAG
- a CDS encoding helix-turn-helix transcriptional regulator, with protein MEEKKQKLIRLLEVLEITGYKKAWIYRMIGLGKFPEPVKIGPRYVAWIAEDIDRWVSQNNKNLSERGFYLEQQPIDSEVEMTPSTLPNKLWRAASEVKSFVEKFPDGVILADVKSKVEAYKALNRKEQYALMDFLQARESILMLECRPLSAKHPIIMLRHKRFGYPKTIPGYEFPLCPLPKIALNNQPSPNDTKPKEQVMAQEIKATPELLRKQAEELLKAAEKAEKQASESDLFNKKLAPVKLEVLQAVGAIQRKFDEMMDCMSTLEKVAAKLKELSA; from the coding sequence ATGGAAGAGAAAAAACAGAAGTTAATCAGACTTTTAGAGGTTCTCGAAATTACTGGTTATAAAAAAGCTTGGATTTATCGAATGATAGGTTTGGGTAAATTCCCTGAGCCGGTAAAAATTGGACCCCGCTATGTAGCCTGGATCGCCGAGGATATTGATCGTTGGGTATCACAAAACAATAAAAACCTCTCAGAGCGAGGCTTTTACCTAGAGCAGCAACCGATAGATAGTGAGGTAGAGATGACGCCATCAACACTGCCTAATAAGTTATGGCGGGCAGCATCAGAAGTTAAGAGTTTCGTAGAGAAGTTCCCTGACGGGGTGATTTTAGCGGATGTAAAAAGCAAGGTTGAGGCTTATAAGGCTCTCAACCGAAAAGAGCAATATGCCCTCATGGACTTCCTTCAAGCGAGAGAAAGCATCTTAATGCTTGAATGTCGTCCACTTTCAGCAAAACACCCAATAATAATGCTTCGACACAAACGCTTCGGGTACCCAAAGACCATTCCTGGGTACGAATTTCCGCTATGTCCATTACCAAAAATAGCACTTAACAACCAACCATCCCCCAATGATACCAAGCCAAAGGAGCAAGTTATGGCTCAGGAGATAAAAGCAACACCAGAGTTACTCCGTAAGCAAGCCGAAGAGTTACTGAAAGCTGCAGAGAAAGCTGAAAAGCAGGCCAGTGAAAGCGACTTGTTCAATAAAAAACTTGCTCCTGTGAAATTGGAGGTATTACAAGCAGTAGGTGCGATTCAGCGAAAATTCGATGAAATGATGGATTGCATGAGCACCCTTGAAAAAGTAGCGGCAAAGCTCAAGGAATTATCTGCATAA
- a CDS encoding methyltransferase, producing MRVDNEVLNVLSAAECIGNQLKLTGQLDRSLYTRTNKVLEAAGGKWNRKAQAHIFEAEAAERIEQIILTGDVVVPKDDFEFFPTPDNVTRHVIHFADIQDGMRVLEPSAGRGALALAAKAAAANVIIDMYELMPANNGYLHTLNISLSGIAGPVDFLTVVPNPIYDRVVMNPPFSRQADIKHVNHAMKFLKPGGKLVSVMSSSVTFRSNKLTEDFRETVKSKGGWIEELPEGSFKPSGTMVNTVIVVIPN from the coding sequence ATGCGAGTAGATAACGAGGTTTTAAATGTGCTTAGCGCCGCTGAGTGCATCGGTAATCAACTGAAACTTACCGGGCAGCTTGATCGCTCCCTTTACACCAGAACCAACAAGGTACTGGAAGCCGCTGGCGGAAAGTGGAACCGCAAGGCCCAAGCGCATATTTTTGAGGCCGAAGCAGCAGAGCGGATCGAGCAGATCATTCTGACTGGTGATGTTGTGGTGCCAAAGGATGATTTCGAGTTCTTCCCCACCCCGGATAACGTGACCCGCCACGTCATTCACTTCGCTGACATTCAAGACGGAATGAGGGTGCTTGAACCAAGTGCCGGGCGTGGTGCTCTTGCTCTTGCCGCCAAAGCTGCCGCAGCCAACGTCATTATCGATATGTACGAACTGATGCCAGCAAATAACGGCTATTTACATACTTTAAACATCTCGCTTAGTGGAATTGCAGGCCCTGTCGATTTCCTAACCGTGGTACCAAACCCTATTTATGACCGTGTAGTCATGAACCCGCCGTTCAGCCGCCAGGCGGATATCAAGCATGTAAACCACGCCATGAAGTTCCTCAAGCCTGGCGGCAAGTTAGTTTCTGTCATGTCCTCGTCGGTCACGTTCCGTAGCAACAAACTGACTGAGGATTTCCGCGAAACGGTTAAGAGCAAAGGCGGCTGGATTGAAGAACTACCGGAGGGCTCTTTCAAGCCATCCGGCACAATGGTGAACACCGTGATTGTGGTGATACCCAATTAA
- a CDS encoding KTSC domain-containing protein, with the protein MTVNIAMEAVNSSQIHSIGHDAATNTLAIRFKQRGEPAALYHYQNVTADDFAAFKGAESIGSHFGRCFKADTERFPFQRINEEKTEE; encoded by the coding sequence ATGACCGTAAATATCGCTATGGAAGCTGTTAACTCTTCCCAGATCCACAGCATCGGCCACGACGCGGCTACCAACACCCTGGCAATTCGCTTTAAGCAGCGCGGCGAACCGGCTGCGCTGTACCACTACCAGAACGTCACCGCTGATGATTTTGCTGCGTTCAAAGGTGCGGAATCGATCGGCTCTCACTTCGGCAGATGCTTCAAAGCCGACACTGAGCGCTTCCCGTTCCAGCGCATCAATGAGGAAAAAACCGAAGAGTAA
- the bet gene encoding phage recombination protein Bet, translated as MSNAVATLPAAIISMGIDEPTWNALKNSIYPGARDDSVVMAVSYCKARQLDPLMKPVHLVPMSVKDALTNSYEMRDVVMPGIGLYRIQADRSGNHAGDKEPEFGPDVTKTLGEVEITFPEWCQYTVLKERPDGSISEYHAKEYWLENYATAGKNTQAPNAMWRKRPYGQLAKCAEAQALRKAWPEVGQQPTAEEMEGKSLDISDVRDVTPPKETQTPLTPPHYPSDKFNTNLEGWEKMIASGSKKAEAVIATVSTKFTLSEEQKEIIRKLEPIDANH; from the coding sequence ATGAGTAATGCAGTTGCAACCCTACCGGCTGCCATCATTTCCATGGGCATTGATGAGCCTACCTGGAACGCGTTGAAAAACAGCATCTACCCCGGCGCTCGCGATGATTCCGTTGTTATGGCCGTGAGTTACTGCAAGGCGCGTCAACTGGATCCGCTGATGAAGCCCGTTCACCTGGTACCCATGAGCGTTAAGGATGCTCTCACGAACAGCTATGAAATGCGTGATGTCGTCATGCCAGGTATCGGCTTGTATCGTATTCAAGCAGACCGTTCTGGCAACCATGCAGGGGATAAAGAGCCTGAGTTTGGGCCTGATGTGACCAAAACGCTTGGAGAGGTAGAAATCACCTTCCCTGAGTGGTGTCAGTACACCGTACTAAAAGAACGGCCTGACGGTTCAATTTCTGAGTATCACGCGAAGGAATACTGGCTAGAAAACTATGCCACAGCTGGAAAAAACACCCAGGCACCTAACGCGATGTGGAGAAAACGCCCCTACGGACAATTAGCGAAATGCGCAGAAGCTCAGGCATTGCGCAAAGCCTGGCCTGAGGTCGGGCAGCAGCCTACAGCTGAAGAAATGGAAGGTAAATCGCTGGATATCAGCGACGTCAGGGATGTTACACCCCCCAAGGAAACCCAGACGCCGCTGACGCCGCCACATTACCCAAGTGACAAATTCAACACAAACCTGGAAGGCTGGGAAAAGATGATCGCATCTGGCAGCAAAAAAGCCGAAGCAGTGATCGCCACCGTCAGCACCAAGTTTACCCTCTCCGAAGAACAGAAAGAAATTATCCGCAAATTGGAGCCTATCGATGCAAATCATTAA
- a CDS encoding YqaJ viral recombinase family protein, with translation MQIINVQQGTPEWHAVRAKHFTASEAPVMMAASSKMRRDDLLKMRAIGTEREISDWVQTNLFDKGHKQESMARTIVESMIGDDLYPTTAIDDTGHMLASFDGMTMAEDTLFEHKMWSAALAEAVRQKDLSPEYYWQLEQQLLVSRARRVIFVCSDGTEENFVWMEYTPVAGRVESLISGWSQFAQDLENYTLPDIKELPAAKGIMRLPALMVEIEGVVKQSNLTVYQGQALAFIESINTNLSTDQDFADAEETVKFCEKAESELDLIKKQALSQTEQIDTLFRTIDTLREAMRRKRLDLTRLVQSRKDEIRADIISKAKTALNEHISALNVQLGSVRLPAIAADFAAAIKGKKTVTSLQGSANDELARAKIEANQLCERYQANLKLFDDIEPAYKNLFADISQIIGNDHEHLKLLIGQRIGEQKKLEEERKEKERLAAEQHVTEQPKVAAPEQHQPLHSPDTFSYPKQLGGSTLTPPVVNEKTLSIKEVINDVKADLAAEGIKISATALEKLIPAIIAGRIRHITANV, from the coding sequence ATGCAAATCATTAATGTCCAACAGGGAACCCCTGAGTGGCACGCTGTACGTGCCAAACATTTCACCGCCAGCGAAGCACCGGTCATGATGGCGGCTTCCAGCAAAATGCGCCGTGACGACCTGCTCAAGATGAGGGCAATCGGCACTGAGCGCGAAATCAGCGATTGGGTTCAAACCAACCTGTTCGATAAAGGCCACAAGCAAGAGTCCATGGCGCGTACTATCGTAGAGAGCATGATCGGTGATGACCTCTACCCTACTACTGCTATTGATGACACCGGCCACATGCTGGCGTCGTTCGATGGCATGACCATGGCTGAAGATACGCTCTTTGAGCACAAAATGTGGAGCGCTGCGCTGGCGGAAGCTGTTCGTCAGAAAGACCTCTCGCCAGAGTATTACTGGCAACTTGAACAGCAGTTACTGGTCAGCAGGGCGCGGCGTGTCATTTTTGTCTGCTCAGATGGTACCGAAGAAAACTTCGTCTGGATGGAATACACGCCGGTTGCTGGTCGAGTGGAATCGCTGATTTCCGGATGGAGCCAGTTCGCACAGGATCTGGAAAATTACACGCTACCCGATATCAAAGAACTGCCTGCAGCAAAAGGCATCATGCGCCTGCCAGCGCTGATGGTGGAAATTGAGGGTGTGGTTAAACAGTCAAACTTGACTGTATACCAGGGGCAAGCGTTGGCGTTTATTGAGTCCATCAATACCAACCTCTCAACTGATCAGGACTTTGCCGATGCGGAAGAAACGGTGAAGTTCTGTGAGAAGGCAGAAAGTGAACTCGACCTGATCAAGAAGCAGGCATTATCCCAGACAGAGCAGATTGATACCCTCTTTCGCACTATCGACACGTTACGTGAAGCGATGCGCAGGAAACGCCTGGATTTAACCAGGCTTGTGCAGTCTCGCAAGGATGAGATACGCGCTGACATTATCAGCAAGGCAAAAACTGCACTGAATGAGCATATCAGCGCGCTTAACGTTCAGTTGGGAAGCGTGCGGCTTCCTGCAATTGCTGCTGATTTTGCCGCTGCAATTAAGGGCAAGAAAACAGTTACCTCGCTGCAAGGCTCAGCCAACGATGAACTGGCGCGGGCCAAGATTGAAGCAAACCAGCTTTGTGAGAGGTATCAAGCAAACCTGAAGCTGTTTGATGATATCGAACCGGCCTACAAAAACCTGTTTGCCGACATCAGCCAGATCATTGGCAATGATCACGAGCACCTGAAATTGCTGATCGGCCAGCGGATCGGTGAACAGAAAAAGTTGGAGGAAGAGCGTAAAGAAAAAGAGCGTCTGGCGGCGGAACAACATGTGACTGAACAGCCCAAAGTTGCCGCCCCGGAACAGCATCAACCGTTGCATTCGCCTGACACCTTCAGTTACCCCAAACAGTTGGGCGGTTCTACGCTAACTCCACCGGTAGTGAATGAAAAAACCTTGAGCATCAAGGAAGTCATTAACGATGTAAAAGCCGACCTTGCCGCCGAAGGTATCAAAATCAGCGCTACCGCTTTGGAAAAACTGATCCCGGCAATCATTGCCGGTCGCATCCGCCACATTACAGCCAACGTTTAA
- a CDS encoding DUF7694 domain-containing protein produces the protein MNIKFTPVPAEKWPINQHDSTREAVYINHEFLVQVFAEANGIKRLTINLTALGAGMRWKDGISWDALQVIKDALGFSDQDAVELYPAQADIVNVANMRHLWVLPEKVNFGWRHKQQ, from the coding sequence TTGAACATTAAATTTACGCCAGTACCCGCCGAAAAATGGCCGATCAATCAGCATGACTCAACGCGTGAAGCGGTATACATCAACCATGAGTTTCTCGTTCAGGTGTTTGCGGAAGCAAACGGCATTAAGCGTTTAACCATTAACCTCACTGCTTTGGGTGCTGGTATGCGCTGGAAAGACGGCATTTCTTGGGATGCCCTACAGGTTATCAAGGATGCTCTTGGTTTTTCCGATCAGGATGCTGTTGAGCTTTATCCAGCCCAAGCAGACATCGTGAATGTCGCGAACATGCGCCATCTTTGGGTACTACCTGAAAAAGTTAACTTCGGCTGGCGCCACAAACAGCAATAA
- a CDS encoding DNA adenine methylase has translation MAENGIKHPAIRYHGGKFRLASWIISHFPPHRCYVEPFGGAASVLLKKERSDAEVYNDLDDEVVNLFRVLRDPEQSEKLIQACALTPYSRTEFASSYEPTDDPVERGRRLIVRATMGFGSAGATKGRTGFRLDTKRNSATAQKIWSRAPDNLIAVANRFASVLVEHRDAVTCMQDHDTKSTLHFVDPPYLHDTRVMANAYYRHEMDNGQHMQLLEAVKKLQGMVIICGYDSSLYNDMLTGWRKETRTTAANGKSGSVQRTECLWINPNCQKMAASK, from the coding sequence ATGGCTGAAAATGGCATCAAACACCCAGCCATCCGATACCACGGTGGCAAGTTCCGGCTGGCGTCCTGGATCATTAGCCACTTCCCCCCCCATCGCTGCTATGTCGAGCCCTTCGGTGGCGCAGCATCTGTTTTGTTGAAGAAAGAGCGTAGCGACGCGGAGGTTTACAACGATCTCGATGATGAGGTTGTTAACCTGTTCCGCGTTCTGCGCGATCCGGAACAGAGTGAAAAGCTTATCCAGGCCTGCGCATTAACGCCCTATTCCCGAACTGAGTTCGCTAGTTCCTACGAACCAACTGATGATCCTGTCGAGCGCGGTCGCCGGTTGATTGTTCGCGCAACAATGGGATTCGGCAGCGCAGGGGCCACCAAGGGCCGCACTGGTTTCCGTCTGGATACCAAGCGCAATTCTGCAACAGCGCAAAAAATCTGGAGCCGCGCCCCGGATAACTTGATCGCCGTCGCCAACCGGTTCGCCAGCGTGCTTGTTGAACATCGGGATGCAGTTACCTGCATGCAGGATCACGATACCAAAAGCACCCTGCACTTTGTCGATCCACCGTACCTCCATGATACCCGCGTAATGGCAAACGCCTATTACCGGCATGAGATGGACAATGGTCAGCATATGCAGCTGCTTGAGGCAGTCAAGAAATTACAGGGGATGGTAATCATCTGCGGATACGACTCTTCACTATACAACGACATGCTGACTGGCTGGCGCAAAGAAACCAGAACCACAGCAGCAAACGGTAAATCAGGCTCGGTGCAACGCACCGAATGCCTATGGATCAATCCCAACTGCCAGAAGATGGCAGCCAGCAAATAG
- a CDS encoding excisionase, whose amino-acid sequence MSQLLTLEEWGTKTYKSKPPSIKTLRRWARNGNIYPAPEKHGREYRVQENAIYIKPKSFQLARDLHKAGAITLPPLIERIIHGEKTNKV is encoded by the coding sequence ATGTCGCAACTACTGACTTTAGAAGAGTGGGGTACAAAGACTTACAAAAGTAAGCCACCCTCTATAAAAACGCTTCGACGCTGGGCCAGGAATGGAAATATCTATCCTGCCCCAGAGAAACATGGCAGAGAATACCGCGTTCAAGAAAACGCAATTTATATCAAGCCAAAATCGTTCCAACTTGCCAGAGATCTGCATAAAGCTGGAGCAATAACATTACCCCCGCTGATAGAGAGAATTATCCATGGCGAAAAGACCAACAAGGTATGA
- a CDS encoding tyrosine-type recombinase/integrase produces the protein MAKRPTRYDANLPKNLTYRRKYRSFYWRHPITRKELPLGQIARRDAVGQAIEANNYLEQNYLPSTLIERIKGREEVLTLGSWLERYEVILDRRDLKPNTIKIRGNQLKMIRSVMGEYLLSEIDTRQIAEYLESFNAQGKGSMSTALRSVLSDIFREAIVEGRIKTNPVEPTKAPRLKVKRERLNYDEFKQIYLAAREQPQWVGLAMEIDLITGQRREDVVLMRFTDIFDGRLHIEQGKTGMRLAIPLDLRLEAANLCLGEVIERCRSSHASDYIINTTRRSKNGDTSLHPDTLTKAFVKARNATKLDLGDNPPTFHEIRSLASRLYSIEKGEEFAQRLLGHKSAVMTKKYLDPRGKEYVLV, from the coding sequence ATGGCGAAAAGACCAACAAGGTATGATGCGAACTTACCTAAAAATCTCACCTATCGCCGAAAGTACAGATCCTTTTACTGGCGTCACCCTATCACCAGAAAAGAGCTACCTTTAGGGCAGATTGCCCGCAGGGATGCGGTTGGGCAGGCGATTGAGGCAAATAACTACCTGGAGCAAAACTACTTACCTTCAACGCTTATTGAAAGAATTAAAGGCCGTGAAGAGGTTTTAACCTTAGGATCTTGGCTTGAGCGGTATGAGGTAATATTAGATCGCCGTGATTTAAAACCAAACACAATAAAAATAAGAGGTAATCAGTTAAAAATGATCCGCTCAGTCATGGGTGAGTATTTATTATCTGAAATAGACACTCGACAAATAGCTGAGTATTTGGAGTCGTTTAATGCCCAAGGGAAAGGTTCTATGTCAACGGCATTGAGATCTGTACTGTCAGATATATTCAGAGAGGCAATTGTTGAAGGGAGAATAAAAACAAACCCCGTAGAACCGACTAAAGCTCCACGCTTAAAAGTTAAGCGCGAGCGCCTTAATTATGATGAGTTCAAGCAAATATATTTAGCTGCGCGTGAACAACCACAGTGGGTAGGGCTTGCAATGGAAATAGATCTTATTACTGGTCAGCGGCGTGAGGATGTTGTTCTCATGCGCTTTACGGACATTTTCGACGGTCGATTACATATTGAGCAAGGTAAAACAGGAATGCGCCTTGCCATCCCTTTAGACCTGAGGCTTGAGGCTGCAAATCTATGCCTTGGCGAAGTGATAGAGCGCTGCCGGTCTTCGCATGCTTCCGACTACATCATCAATACCACTCGACGCTCTAAAAATGGAGATACATCGCTACACCCAGACACCTTAACCAAAGCATTCGTGAAAGCCAGGAATGCTACTAAGCTGGATCTTGGTGATAACCCACCAACGTTTCACGAGATCCGCAGCCTTGCGTCAAGGTTGTATAGCATTGAGAAAGGGGAAGAGTTTGCGCAGCGTCTGTTGGGCCATAAATCAGCAGTTATGACCAAGAAATACCTCGACCCAAGAGGCAAGGAATACGTGCTTGTTTAA
- a CDS encoding YebY family protein yields MKSVILGVVLLTMATGAMAADKLVNITKFEYGKQWAFTKEEVTLQCRKGNALFVLNNSTLMQYPLNDAAQVQVKTGQQRAQPLDVILLDDINNPGQKMSVEVFRARAEKLCVD; encoded by the coding sequence ATGAAATCTGTAATTCTTGGTGTCGTGTTGCTGACCATGGCGACGGGTGCAATGGCAGCAGATAAGCTGGTTAATATCACCAAGTTTGAATACGGCAAGCAATGGGCATTCACTAAAGAGGAAGTGACGCTGCAATGCCGTAAAGGCAATGCTTTGTTTGTGCTGAACAACAGCACTCTGATGCAATATCCGTTGAATGATGCAGCACAGGTACAGGTGAAAACGGGGCAGCAGCGTGCTCAGCCATTAGATGTGATTCTGCTGGACGATATTAATAATCCAGGTCAAAAAATGAGTGTTGAAGTTTTTCGTGCAAGGGCAGAGAAGCTATGTGTTGATTGA
- the copD gene encoding copper homeostasis membrane protein CopD has protein sequence MTLTTLFVLCRFVHFAVVMLMFGISLFTVLLSPQRLSSRITRDLHPLLTAAVWLSACTAVLMLAVQAGMMGDGWADTWQLEIWWAVLGTAFGEIWRWHLVGALLALLALFLPAIHRVKVILGCSILLLISMAFVGHAAMHEGILGFVHRFNQIVHLLTASYWFGSLLPLLVCLRYLAQPQWRSDTVATLIRFSRWGHAAVALVIFTGIINSLIILGHWPVNIASPYQRLLLFKVGLVVLMVMVALLNRYTIVPAMRSVPMLAQRGLAIACWCEVVLGGAVLLLVSLFATYAPV, from the coding sequence ATGACGCTGACAACCCTGTTTGTCCTGTGCCGTTTTGTGCACTTTGCTGTGGTGATGCTGATGTTTGGTATCAGCTTGTTCACCGTTTTACTGTCACCACAGCGCCTTTCTTCACGCATTACACGCGATTTGCATCCGCTGTTGACTGCGGCCGTTTGGCTCTCTGCGTGTACAGCGGTGTTGATGCTGGCGGTACAGGCTGGGATGATGGGGGATGGCTGGGCTGATACCTGGCAGTTGGAAATTTGGTGGGCAGTGTTGGGCACTGCATTTGGTGAGATTTGGCGTTGGCATTTGGTGGGAGCGCTGCTGGCTTTGCTGGCGCTTTTCCTACCCGCTATCCACCGTGTGAAGGTGATCCTTGGGTGCTCAATACTGTTACTGATCAGCATGGCATTTGTTGGGCATGCGGCAATGCATGAGGGAATACTGGGTTTTGTGCATCGATTTAACCAAATAGTGCATCTGCTGACTGCGAGCTATTGGTTTGGGAGCTTGTTGCCGTTGCTGGTTTGCCTGCGCTATTTGGCGCAACCTCAGTGGCGTAGTGATACGGTAGCAACACTTATCCGCTTTTCCCGTTGGGGCCATGCTGCCGTGGCACTGGTGATTTTTACTGGTATTATCAACAGCCTGATAATACTGGGGCATTGGCCGGTGAATATTGCTTCTCCCTATCAGCGTTTATTATTGTTTAAAGTCGGATTGGTGGTTTTGATGGTCATGGTTGCCCTGTTGAACCGTTATACCATCGTGCCAGCGATGCGTAGTGTGCCGATGCTGGCTCAGCGTGGGTTAGCCATAGCTTGCTGGTGTGAAGTGGTATTGGGGGGAGCAGTATTGTTGCTGGTCAGTTTATTTGCCACCTATGCACCGGTATGA
- the yobA gene encoding CopC domain-containing protein YobA: MFAKIRSIYHLLIAIFILSVGLSVQPALAHAHLKLQTPAADSTISPAPNMLTLSFSEGIEPNFSGVKITGPDRAVVKTGKLSLAANNNKQINVPLEVELVAGKYNVSWHVVSVDGHKTKGQYSFTVK, from the coding sequence GTGTTCGCTAAAATTCGTTCAATATATCACCTGCTAATTGCCATTTTCATATTATCTGTAGGGTTATCTGTTCAGCCAGCTTTGGCACATGCACATCTGAAATTACAAACTCCTGCAGCGGATAGCACTATCAGCCCGGCTCCGAACATGCTGACGTTGAGTTTTTCTGAAGGCATAGAGCCAAACTTCAGTGGTGTAAAAATCACTGGCCCGGATCGGGCCGTGGTGAAAACGGGCAAATTGAGTCTGGCAGCGAATAACAATAAGCAAATTAACGTACCGCTTGAAGTGGAACTGGTGGCGGGAAAATATAATGTCAGCTGGCATGTTGTTTCCGTTGATGGCCACAAAACTAAAGGTCAGTACAGCTTTACTGTAAAATGA
- the ftnA gene encoding non-heme ferritin, giving the protein MLTQEMTKKLNEQLNLEFYSANLYLQMSAWCSDKGFEGAAGFLKEHSQEEMQHMQRLFDYLSDTGALPLLGSIAAPPVEFESLADVFQQTYEHEQLITRQINELAHVAMTSSDYSTFNFLQWYVAEQHEEEKLFKSVLDKLALVGNSGKALFFIDKDLKKMSSAAESSNG; this is encoded by the coding sequence ATGCTGACGCAAGAAATGACAAAGAAACTCAATGAACAACTTAACCTGGAGTTTTATTCTGCGAATCTGTATTTGCAGATGAGCGCCTGGTGTAGCGATAAAGGCTTTGAGGGCGCCGCTGGGTTCTTGAAAGAACATTCTCAAGAAGAGATGCAGCATATGCAGCGTCTGTTTGATTACCTCAGCGATACGGGGGCTTTACCCCTGTTGGGCAGCATTGCTGCGCCGCCGGTGGAATTCGAGTCACTGGCTGATGTTTTCCAGCAAACCTACGAACATGAACAATTAATCACCCGCCAAATCAATGAACTGGCGCATGTGGCCATGACCAGCAGTGACTACTCCACTTTTAATTTCCTGCAATGGTATGTCGCAGAGCAGCACGAAGAAGAGAAACTGTTCAAATCCGTACTGGATAAATTAGCACTGGTGGGTAACAGTGGTAAGGCCTTGTTCTTCATTGATAAAGACCTGAAGAAAATGAGTTCAGCGGCTGAAAGCAGTAACGGCTAA
- a CDS encoding DNA polymerase III subunit theta, translated as MGYNLAELSKDEMDKVNVDLAASGVAFKERYNMPVIPEMVEREQPAHLRDYFRERVTYYRAESHKFSRLPYEPKAK; from the coding sequence ATGGGTTACAATCTGGCAGAACTTTCCAAAGATGAAATGGACAAAGTAAACGTTGACTTGGCCGCATCGGGTGTAGCATTCAAAGAACGTTACAATATGCCGGTGATCCCAGAGATGGTTGAACGTGAACAACCAGCACATCTGCGAGATTATTTTCGTGAGCGCGTAACATATTACCGTGCTGAATCACACAAATTCTCTCGCCTGCCGTACGAACCTAAAGCGAAGTAA